The DNA segment GGCGAAGCTGAAGCTCGCGAACACTGTGCCGCGCGGCGAGCGCTCCGTGGCGCACACCTTGATCTTCACCGAACCGCGACGGCTGCTGACCAACGCCCAGTCGCCATCGCGGAAGCCCCACGCCTTCGCGTCGGCGGGATTCACTTCGAGGCTTTCCTCCGACAGCAAGTAATCAATGCCGCTCGCCCGCCCGGTCTGCGTGCGCGTGTGATAACTCTGCAAGCGACGGCCCGTCGTGAGCCACACGGGAAACTCGTCATTGATGACCTCCGCGGGGTCGCGATAGCCGCAGACGACGAACTTGCCGCGGCCATTGGTGAAGCTGTCCACGTGCAGGATGGGCGTGCCGGGATGGTCCTTCGTCGGCACCGGCCAGTTGAGTCCCTCGAGTGAAACGCGC comes from the Verrucomicrobiota bacterium genome and includes:
- a CDS encoding formate dehydrogenase subunit alpha, which gives rise to AKLAHVVLPATAWAETDGVVCNTERRVQRLRAAVKPPGEAQPDWWIIARIARRLGIPGFEFKTPADVFNELCSLSPTYGGLDWERVSLEGLNWPVPTKDHPGTPILHVDSFTNGRGKFVVCGYRDPAEVINDEFPVWLTTGRRLQSYHTRTQTGRASGIDYLLSEESLEVNPADAKAWGFRDGDWALVSSRRGSVKIKVCATERSPRGTVFASFSFADVPVNNLTGSGYDPTTHTAELKVCPVRIEAVAN